The Pandoraea apista genomic interval GATGCGACAGGCCGGGCGAAGCCCCACCGATAGCCGTCCAGATCTTCCAACTGGCAGAAGCGATCCCCCCAAAACTGATCGCTGGGCGGCATCAACCCTTTCGCACCGGCGGCGATAGCGCGAGCGTACAGCGCATCGACGTCTTCCGTGTACACGTAAAAGCTCTGCGGCGCTTCCACGCCCGAGGTACGCGGCGTGCGCGCCGTACTGGCAAACGCGCCTTCGGGGGCGAACATCAGAATCAACTGCCCCTGATAGAACATCTCGACGTGCATGACAGCGCCGTCGTCGTCCACCATATCGTGCACCGTGAAGCCGAACGCATGCGCGTAGAACGTCGCGGCCGCTTTGGCGTCACGCACGGTCAGGTAGGGCGTCAACCACGGCACATGGGGTGGGCGAGGGTCGGACATGACTGTGCTCCGGTAAGTCCGTCGGCGGGCGGCGCCGACGGTCGTGACTAGCCCTCAATATACAAGGAACGCAAGTCCGCTTCACCCGCAGTGCGTCATCCGGTTGCGTAGCGATTGGGCGCATTGCCAAGCACGGCCGCAAGCTCCGGCGGGATGTCGAACAGCGCGGCATGCCGGCTGGGCGAATAGTGGCGCAAGTGTCGCAGCGAGTCGGGCAGCGAGGCTGGCACGTTTGTGCGCACGTCCAGCGAATCGCTGGCAAAAGCCAGCGCCCACTGCGTGCCGTACAGAGGGACGTACGTTGTCAAAGGCTGAACCAAAGCGAATACCGAGCGCAGGGCATCGAGCATGCACCGTACCTGAGCGGCCTCGAACCAGGGGGCTCCCAGTTGCAGGGCGATGCCACCTCGTGGCGAGAGTATCGCGCGGACTTTGGCGAAGAACGCCCTATCGTGTAATGGTGCGGCCTCACCATCGGCTTCCGTCAGATCGAAAATCACCACGTCGAATCGATTGCCGTTGTGGAGCGTGGCATCTACGAAATCCCGGGCATCGCCAACGACAAGCGTGGTGCGCGGATCGTCGAATGCACCGTCGGCCAGTGCCGGCATGTGTTGCAGGATGGTCGCGGGGACCTGCGCATCCAGTTCGGCGACGACCACCTCGCGCACGCTCGCATGGCGTAACGCCTCGCGTGCCGAGCCGCCGTCGCCACCGCCGAGTATCAGCACGCGCTCGGCATCGCCGTGCGCCAGCATCAGTGGGTGAACCATGCACTCGTGGCAAATATGGGCGTCGGCGAGCGAGGCCATGAAGCGGCCATCGAGCCGATACGCGCGATTGGCCTGATTTGCCCACCCCAGCGGGCCGAAAGTCGGCAAGTCCACGATTTCGATGTGCTGGTGGGGCGACGACGTGGCAAATACGGTGCGTCCGGCGAACGTATAGCTCGCCCAAGGCCCGAGGGGCGCGGTGTAAGACGACGGCACAACGCCGGATTCGTGGGTGGGGACATCACGTTTGGCTGGCATTGTCAGGGTAACTTCCTCTAATTTGGGGCGATCGTGTCACTTTTTTGCATGATTCCACGTTCTCGCCGGTTGGGGAAGTTCGCCACGAACGACCCGGGCAAGTGTCGTATCTGCTAAAATCTTGGTCTTTTCCTGCATTTGAATTTCGCGCGGCAGCTCGCGGCAACGGGGCACGCCCGCTCTTCCGGCTGGTCACCATGACGAACTCCTCTACTGCTACGGCTGCACTGATGGCCTCTGCCATTCGCGTCCTCTCCATGGATGCGGTCCAACAGGCCAACTCCGGTCACCCTGGCGCGCCGATGGGCATGGCCGATATCGCGGTCGCTCTCTGGGGCCGTCATCTCAAACACAATCCCGTCAACCCGCACTGGGCTGATCGCGACCGCTTCGTGCTGTCGAACGGCCACGGTTCGATGCTCATCTATTCGTTGCTGCATCTGACGGGTTACGACCTGCCGATCGAAGAGCTGAAGCATTTCCGCCAGCTTCACAGCAAGACGCCGGGTCACCCCGAGGTGGGGATCACCCCGGGCGTCGAGACGACCACCGGGCCGCTGGGGCAGGGCATTACCAATGCCGTGGGCTTCGCCCTCGCCGAAGCGTTGCTCGCCAAGGAGTTCAATCGCCCGGGCAACGATATCGTCGATCACTACACTTACGCATTCCTCGGCGATGGTTGTCTGATGGAGGGCATCTCGCACGAAGCCTGCTCGCTTGCGGGCACGCTGCGTCTGAACAAGCTCATCGCGCTCTACGACGATAACGGCATCTCGATCGATGGCGACGTCGAATACTGGTTTGCCGACGACACGCCCAAGCGCTTCGAAGCGTATGGCTGGAACGTGATTCGTGGCATCGACGGTCACGATGCCGACGCCGTCGACGCGGCCATCGCCAAAGCCAAGACCTCGGATCGCCCGACACTGATCTGCTGCAAGACGCTGATCGGCAAGGGCGCGCCGAACAAGCAGGGCGGCCACGACGTACACGGCGCGCCGCTGGGCGCCGACGAAATCGCCGCCACGCGTGCAGCGCTGGGTTGGACTCTGCCGCCGTTCGAAGTGCCGGCCGAGGTCTACGCTGCATGGGACGCCAAGGCAGCGGGTCAGCGAGCCGAAGCCGCGTGGAACGAGCGCTTTGCGGCGTACCGCAGCCAGTTCCCGGCAGAGGCTGCCGAGTTCGAGCGTCGCATGAAGGGCGAACTGCCGGGCGACTTCAAGTCGGCCGCGGCGGCATTCATCGCGAAGACCAACGAGAAGGCTGAGACGGTTGCCACGCGCAAGGCGTCGCAACTGGCGATCGAGGGCCTGGCTGCCGTGCTGCCGGAATTCCTGGGCGGTTCTGCCGACCTGACGGGCTCGAACCTGACGAACTGGAAGGCCAGCAAGGCGGTGCGTGCAAACGCCGAAGGCGTGCAGTTCGGTAATCACATCAACTATGGTGTGCGTGAGTTCGGCATGAGCGCCATCATGAACGGCATTGCACTGCACGGTGGTTACATCCCGTTCGGCGGCACGTTCCTGACGTTCTCCGACTACAGCCGCAATGCGCTGCGTATGGCGGCGCTCATGAAGCTGCGTTCGATCTTCGTGTTCACGCACGACTCGATTGGTCTGGGCGAAGATGGCCCGACGCACCAATCCATCGAACACGTCTCGAGCCTGCGCCTGATTCCGCAGATGGACGTGTGGCGTCCGTGCGATACGACGGAAACGGCTGTCGCGTGGGTGGCGGCGGTGGAGCGTCACGATGGCCCGTCGAGCCTCGTGCTCAGCCGTCAGAATCTGCCGTTCGTCTCGCGTGACGACGCGCAGATCGCCAATATCCGTCGTGGCGGCTACGTGCTGCGCGACGTGGCGAATCCGCAGATCGTGCTGATTGCCACCGGCTCGGAAATGGATCTGGCCCTCAAGGGCGCCGAAGCGCTGGCAGCCGAGGGGATTGCCGCGCGTGTCGTGTCCATGCCGTCGACGAATGTGTTCGATCGTCAGGACAAGGCCTATCGCGAGAGCGTGCTGCCGCGCGGCGTGCCGCGTGTGGCGGTCGAGGCCGGTGTGACGGCGTTCTGGCATAAGTACGTCGGCCTGGAAGGCGGCGTCGTCGGCATCGATACCTTCGGCGAGTCGGCCCCGGCCGGCGTGCTGTTCAAACACTTCGGCTTCACCGTCGACCACGTGGTCGCGACGGTCAAGTCCGTGCTTGGCTGATTTCGTTAGACCCTACGGAGATACCCCCATGACCATTCGCGTCGCTATCAACGGCTACGGCCGTATCGGCCGCAACGTACTGCGTGCCCACTATGAAGGTGGTAAGAAGCATGACATCGAAATCGTTGCGATCAACGATCTCGGCAATGCACAGACCAACGCTCACCTGACGCAATACGACACGGCCCACGGCAAGTTCCCGGGCACGGTGTCGGTCGACGGCGATTTCATGGTCGTCAACGGCGACAAGATCCGCGTGCTGGCCAATCGCAACCCGGCCGAACTGCCGTGGGGCGAGCTGGGTGTGGACGTCGTGCTCGAGTGCACGGGCTTCTTCACCACGAAGGAAAAGGCGAGTGCCCACCTGAAGGGCGGCGCAAAGAAGGTCATCATCTCGGCCCCGGGTGGCAAAGATGTTGACGCCACCATCGTGTTCGGCGTGAACGAAGGCGTGCTCAAGGCGACCGATACGGTCATCTCGAACGCATCGTGCACCACGAACTGCCTGGCACCGCTGGTTCAACCGCTGCATGAGAAGATCGGTCTGGAAACGGGCTTGATGACGACGGTTCACGCCTACACCAACGATCAGGTGCTGACGGACGTTTATCACGAAGATCTGCGTCGTGCGCGCTCGGCCACGATGAGCATGATTCCGACCAAGACGGGGGCGGCTTCGGCTGTCGGTCTGGTGCTGCCGGAACTCAACGGCAAGCTCGACGGCTACGCCATCCGCGTTCCGACGATCAACGTGTCGATCGTCGACCTGTCGTTCATCGCCAAGCGCGACACGACGGTTGACGAAGTCAACGCGATCCTGAAGGAAGCGGCTGAAGGCAAGCTGAAGGCTATCGCGACGTACAACACGGCACCGCTGGTGTCGGTCGACTTCAACCACAATCCTGCCTCGTCGAACTTCGACGGCACGTTGACCAAGGTGTCGGGTCGTCTGGTGAAGGTCAGCTCGTGGTACGACAACGAGTGGGGCTTCTCGAACCGCATGCTCGACACGACTGTCGCGCTGATGTCGGCGAAGTAAGCGCTTCGTTGCGCGTTGTAAAAAAAGCCGCTGTCGTGAGACAGCGGCTTTTTTATCGCTAGCGACAGGTTCGTGGCCGATCCGGTGCAAAGATTCCGGTGCTAATTACGCGCTACGGACACGAGCCTTACGACACAATCCGATGACGATGCCTGCGATGGCGCCCAGCACCAGGCCGCCGAGCCCAAAGTACAACTTGCGTGGGAAGACGGCGTTTTCGTTGACCTGAATAGCGCTGACAATGCGAGTGTTGTAGGACTGATCCGGGGCAAGCAACTGCGAGACACGATAGCGGCTATCGTTCAGTGTGGCACGCTCTGTGCGACTACTTTGCAATGCGCTAAGTGCTATTACCGAGTCGGTATTCTTCGACTTGGCCAGTGCTACGCTCAATTGCTCTTGCGCTTTGGCATTCGCTTCGATGGCCGCATCAATGATGCTGAGCTGCTGCTTCGGGAGCATGCGAGCGCGCTCAAGAATCGCAGCGTGCTCGACCTCGATCCGGTGTGAGGCCGCGTTCTGAACCTGTTCCGCTTGCTCGGGTGATGTTCCGCGTGCAGTGATTTCAACGTAGGCGGTGCCTTGAAGCGTTCGCGCCTTTAAGGATTTCCACGCCACTGAACCGTGCAGTGCCGCTTCGTTGTCCTTCAACTGAGGGACAACTTCAGCAGCGACTTTATCGCGAAACGCGCTCAACTGAATGCGTCCGACCGTCTGCTGGAGCGATTCTATCAATGGGCCGTCGGGGCCTGCCACAGGTGATCCTGCTGCCCGTCCGACTTGCAGTGTCACGGTGCCTTCCCACTGTTTCTGAATGGCAAATGTGCTTCCAATGCCAATGGCAGCACCGACCACGGCGAGCCCAGCAATTACCTTCAGGTTGTTGCGGACAAAACTGAGCATATCCGCCAGAGAAATCTCGTCTGTGTCACTCTGTGTCATGTCGTCGGGTAGTTCTTCGCGATTCATATGAAAAGTTCGGGGGGAAAGCTCTGATATGGCGACGCGCCCACGCAAATTGGGCCTCACCGCACCTTGCGGTGGGATATTGTACGACGCGGAGTAACGTGAGGTTTAACGGGGCGCGGGGATGCGAGGAAAATCCCGGAATGCCTTCACGGGAAGGCACTCCGTCATACTAATTTTTAGTTTTTTTGACGGTGCGGGCATGGATTCTTCGTGCAACTTCCGTACATCGCGAGCGAGTGCTCCTGAAGCGCGAAGCCGCGTTCCTCTGCGATGAGCTTCTGGCGGCGCTCGATTTCGCCGTCGAAAAACTCTTCGACACGGCCGCAGTCAAGGCACACCAGGTGGTCATGGTGATGGCCCGCATTCAGTTCAAAAACGGCCTTGCCGGATTCGAAGTTGCTGCGCGACAATAGTCCGGCTTGCTCGAATTGCGTCAGCACACGGTAAACCGTGGCCAGGCCGATATCCAGATTTTCGTTGAGCAGGTGACGATAGACGTCTTCTGCGGTCAAATGGCGCACCTCGCTATTCTGGAAAATTTCCAGAATCTTGAGGCGCGGAAGCGTGGCTTTCAGTCCGATATTTTTCAAATCGGCGGGATTCGGCATCGCTCTACGTCCCTAGAGTACAATACAGCCCCAATAATAATGCCTTTTTGCCTTGCCCGGGTGCAAACCGGGGCAAACGGGACGGTAAGTGCCGTCAACGAGGGCGATGTGGCGGCGCGCCCGGCGTGCCGGAGTCATGTTCGATTTTTTTGAAAGCGAGTCAGATTTGCGTCGTTATCTCTCCCTTCCGTTCTCCGTCTGTGCTGCGGCGGCATTCCTGGTCCTGGCCGGCTGCTCGACGTACGATAGCGTGACCGACAAAGTGATCGGCGTGGTCACGCCGTATCGAATCAACATCGTTCAAGGCAATTTCGTCTCGAAAGAGGCCTACGATCAGCTCAAACCCGGTATGACGCGCGATCAGGTGCGCCAATTGCTCGGCACGCCGCTGCTGACGGACATATTCCACGCCGACCGTTGGGACTACGTCTTCTATTTCAAGCGCGGTAACGCGTCGGTGGTGCAAGAGCGCCATCTGAAGGTGTACTTCAGCGGCGATACGTTGGCGCGTTGGGAAGGCGGTGAAAACCTGCCGACCGAGTACCAACTGGTTCAGGAAATCGACGGCCAGAAGGGCAAGACCGTGAAGACCGAAGCGCCTGCGCCGTCGACAGCCAGCGCTGCCGCCGCCGAGGCTGCTGCGCCGTCGCCCGATGCTGCCGCCGTAGCACCGACTGCAGCGCCTGCCGCAACGGACGTTGCGACGACCGTGCCGGCTGCCCCTGCAACACAAGCTTCGCCCGCAGCGGACAGCAGCGCATCGGGTAGCACGGGCGCGTCTGGCGGCACGGGGCTCGTACCGTCGCCGCGAGTGACCTCCGGTGGTCTTTTCTCGACGCCCAAGTAAGCCGTTGAAAGCATAAAGAATTACGATGATGAAAATTGCGATTGCCGGTGCCTCCGGCCGTATGGGCCGGATGCTGATCGAAACCGTTCTGGCTGCCGATGACGCCGAACTGGTCGGAGCTCTCGATCGCGAAGGCAGCCCGGCGCTGGGGCACGATGCCGGTGCGTTTCTCGGCCGCGAGACCGGAGTGAAAATCACCGCCGATCTCGACGCCGCGCTCGCCAATGCCGAATATCTGATCGACTTCACGCGTCCCGAAGGCACGTTAGCGCATCTTGCCGTTGCTGAAAAGCACGGTGTCAAGATGATCGTCGGCACGACAGGCTTTTCCGAAGAGGACAAGGCGCGTCTGACTGCCGGTGCGCAGCGCGTGGCCGTGGTATTCGCGCCGAACATGAGCGTTGGCGTGAATGCCACGTTCAAGCTGCTCGAAGTCGCCGCCAAGATCCTGAATACCGGTTACGACATCGAGATCATCGAGGCCCACCATCGTCACAAGGTCGATGCCCCGTCCGGCACGGCGTTGCGCATGGGTGAGGTGGTGGCCGAAGCGTTGGGCCGCGATCTGAAGGAGTGCGCTATCTACGGTCGCGAGGGCGTGACCGGCGAACGCGATCCGTCGACCATCGGTTTCGCCACCGTGCGCGGTGGCGATATCGTCGGCGATCACACGGTGCTGTTTGCCGGCATCGGTGAACGTATCGAAATCACGCACAAGTCGTCGAGCCGCCTGTCGTACGCACAAGGCTCGCTGCGTGCTGCCCGCTTCCTCGCGCAGCACAAGACCGGACTGTTCGACATGCAGGACGTACTGGGCCTACGCTGATCCAGCCTTGGCTTCTGGCCGGGGGCCCGGCGGCGTATGCATCCCATGCGTCGCTGGCTCCCGAAGCCATCGAAAGGGTCGGATTCCACCGCAGATTGCTTGACGCATCTGCGGATGCCGGAGTCAAAGTGACCCGAAGGCCGCCTCCCCTCGCTGCCGTCGCGTCGAATCCGCTCACGGCGGCGTTATAATCATCGTTTTCCCCGGATCTGCCCTGAAAGTCCTGCGTGCTGCGCTATCGGTGCCGCATGCCAGTGGGGGTGGAACGAGCCGAATCCTATCCGCCGACCCATCATGCAAGAAAAATACGTTCCCGCCGACGTCGAAGCCTCCGCCCAGTCCCACTGGCAGGCAATCGATGCCTACAAGACCACCGAGCGCGCGGACAAACAGAAATTCTATTGCGTCTCGATGCTGCCGTATCCGTCGGGCAAGCTGCATATGGGCCACGTGCGCAACTACACCATCAATGACGTGATGTACCGTCAGATGCGTATGCGCGGCTACAACGTGCTGATGCCGATGGGCTGGGACGCCTTCGGCATGCCTGCGGAAAACGCGGCTATGGCCAACCATGTGCCCCCGGCCAAGTGGACGTACGACAACATCGCGTACATGAAGAAGCAGATGCAGGCCATGGGCCTGGCGATCGATTGGTCGCGCGAAGTCGCCACCTGCAAGCCCGAGTACTACCGCTGGAATCAGTGGCTGTTCCTCAAGATGCTTGAGAAGGGCGTTGTCTATCTGAAGACGGGGACGGTGAACTGGGACCCGATCGATCAGACCGTGCTTGCCAACGAGCAGGTGATCGACGGTCGCGGCTGGCGCTCGGGGGCGCTCGTTGAAAAGCGCGAAATCCCGATGTACTACATGCGTATCACCGATTACGCCGACGAACTGCTCGGCGATCTGGACGAACTCGGCTGGCCCGAGCGCGTGAAGGTGATGCAGCAGAACTGGATCGGCAAGAGCTTTGGCGTGAACTTCGGCTTCCCGTACGAGCTGGACGGCGAGAGCAAGTTGCTGCGCGTGTTCACCACGCGCGCCGACACGATCATGGGTGTGACCTTCTGCGCGATTGCCGCCGAGCATCCGTTGGCCACGCGTCTGGCGACCGGGCGTCCCGACTTGCAGGCGTTCATCGCCGAATGCAAGCAAGGGGGCGTGGCGGAAGCCGACATCGCGACCATGGAAAAGAAGGGCATGCCGACGGGGTTCTTCGTCACGCATCCGCTCACTGGCGAGAAGGTCGAAGTCTGGATCGGCAACTATGTGCTGATGGCTTACGGCGAAGGCGCCGTGATGGGCGTACCGGGCCATGACGAGCGCGACTTCGCGTTCGCGCGCAAGTACGGCCTGCCGATCAAGCAGGTCGTTGCCGTTGCCGGCGAGACATATTCGACGGACGCCTGGCAGGCCTGGTACGGCGATAAGGAAAACGGCACGCTGATCAACAGCGGCAAGTACGACGGACTGGGCTTTGCCGCTGCCGTTGACGCCATTGCGGCCGATCTCAAGGCCAAGGACGTGGGTGATAAGCAGGTCACGTTCCGTCTGCGCGACTGGGGTATTTCGCGCCAGCGCTACTGGGGTACGCCGATCCCGATCATTCACTGCGACGCATGCGGCGCAGTGCCGGTCCCCGAAAAGGATTTGCCGGTCGTGTTGCCTGAAGATCTCGTGCCGGACGGCACGGGCAACCCGCTCGCCAAGTCCGACGCCTTCCTCAAGTGCGATTGTCCGAAGTGCGGCAAGCCGGCGCGCCGCGAGACCGACACGATGGACACCTTCGTGGACTCCGCGTGGTACTTCTCGCGCTACGCGTGCCCGGACGCGGACAAGATGGTCGACGAACGCACCAATTACTGGATGCCGATGGATCAGTACATCGGCGGCATCGAGCACGCGATTCTTCACCTGCTGTATTCGCGCTTCTGGACCAAGGTCATGCGCGATCTGGGGCTGGTGAGCTTCAAGGAGCCCGCGCAGAACCTGCTCACGCAGGGCATGGTGCTCAACGAGACGTACTATCGCGAAGACGCCTCGGGCAAGAAGACATGGTTCAATCCGCTCGACGTTCAGGTGCAGTTCGACGACAAGGGCCGTCCCACCAGTGCGACGTCCAGGGCCGATGGGGCAAGTGTGACGCTCGGCGGCATCGAGAAGATGTCGAAGTCGAAGAACAACGGCGTCGATCCGCAATCGTTGATCGATCAGTACGGTGCCGACACCGCCCGCCTGTTCGTGATGTTCGCCGCTCCGCCCGAGCAGCAGCTTGAGTGGTCGGGCGCGGGCGTTGAGGGGGCAAGCCGCTTCCTGCGCCGCCTGTGGGGCTTTGGTCAGTCGCAGGCCGCGTTGCTGCGTCAGGCGGACGCCGTCGTCGATACAGCCAACCCGGCGGCTCAGGCGTTGCGTCTCGAGATTCACAGCGTGCTCAAGCAGGCCAACTACGATTACCAGCGTGTGCAGTACAACACGGTCGTGTCGGCGGCAATGAAGATGCTGAACGCCATCGAGAGCGACAAGGGGGCTGCGGGTGCCGGTGCGGTGCGCGAGTGCTACGGCATTCTGCTGCGCGTGCTGTACCCGGTGGTGCCGCACGTCACGCATGGCCTGTGGGTCGAGTTGGGCTACGCTGCCGAGCAGGGCGATTTGCTCGATGCGGCGTGGCCGGAAGTCGACGAAGCCGCATTGGTGCAAGACGAGATCGAACTCGTGTTGCAGGTGGCCGGTAAGGTGCGTGGTGCCGTGCGCGTGGCGAAGGACGCGTCGCGCGAGACCATCGAGCAAGCCGCACTGGCGCACGAAATGACGGCCAAGTTCGGCGAAGGCAAGCCGGTGAAGAAGGTGATCGTCGTGCCGGGCCGTCTCGTGAACGTAGTGGTCTGACGCGGCAATCGAGGCCGCCGGTCGATGATTTGATGACGTTTGGTGACAAGAGGGCACATCACGTGCAAATGACATCCGGGCAACGAGGCGTCGGCGTGACGCGCAGGATTTTCGGCTGGCTCGCTCTGCTGGGCTGCGCATTGACGCTGTCCGCATGCGGCTTCCAGTTGCGTGGCGCAAGCGAGTACGCATTCCATCGTCTGTACATCTCGGGTGGCGGGCAGATGGCGACCGACATCTCGCGCTACATCCGTTACGGCAGCAAGGGAACGGTTGTCGTCACCGAACCGAAGGACGCCGATGCGCGGCTGGAAATCGTGAACACCACTTCGTCGCGCACTGCCATCAGTCTCGACGCAAATGGTCAGGCGCGTGAATTCGAAATGCGCAGCTCGTTCACCTTCCAGCTCGTGACACCGGACGGAACCCCGATCATTCCGCTGAGCACGATTCGCCTGACGCGTAACCTGCCGTACAGCGATAGCGAAACGACGGCACGCGACGCGGAAGCGGCGCTGCTCGGCCGCGACATGCAGAAAGATGCTGTCGCCCAGATCATCCGCCGCATGGAAGCTGTGCAGTCCATGCCGGCGAAGAAGTCGGAAGAGTAACGCTCACGGCCATGCAACTGCGCCCCGACGCGCTCGACGCGCATCTCGCCAAGACGCTCTCGCCGATCTATACGATCTACGGCGACGAGAGCCTGCTCGTGCAGGAAGCGGTGGATCGTGTGCGCGCGGCGGCGCGTGCGGGTGGCTTCACCGAGCGTGACGTGCTCAGCGTCGAGCGCAGCTTCGACTGGGGCGCGCTCGCGAACGCCGGGCAGTCGATGTCGCTGTTCGGCGATCGCAAACTCATCGAACTGCGCATTCCCGGCGGAAAGCCCGGCAAGGATGGAGGCGCTGCGCTCAAGGCGCATGCCGATGCCGCCAATAGCGACGTGCTGACGATCGTTACGCTGCCGCGGCTCGATGCTACCGCAACCAAATCCGACTGGTTCTCCTCGCTCGATCGCGTGGGCGTCACGATCAAGATCGATCCGGTCGACCGTAGCCGTCTGCCTGACTGGATTGCCCAACGGCTCTCCGCACAGGGACAACGTGTCGAAGCGGGCGAGCCGGGACGTCGCGTATTGCAGTTCATCGCGGATCGCGTCGAAGGCAATCTGCTCGCGGCGCACCAGGAAATTCAGAAGCTGGGCCTGCTGTATCCGTCGGGTGTGCTGGCGTTCGAGCAGGTGCAGGACGCGGTGCTCAACGTTGCACGCTACGACGTCTTCAAACTTAGCGAAGCCGTGCTGGCAGGCGATTCCGCCCGGCTCGTTCGCATGCTCGACGGTCTGCGTGGCGAAGGCGAAGCCGCGCCGCTCGTGTTATGGGCATTGACGGAAGAAGTCCGCACCCTTGCCAAGATCACGCGCGGGATGGCGGCGGGCAAGCCGCTCGCGATGTTGCTGCGCGAATATCGGGTCTGGGGCCCGCGCGAGCGTTTGATGGAACAAGCGGCGAATCGCGCCACGCCGGCCATGCTTGCACAGGCGCTGCAATTGGCGGCGCGTCTGGACCGGCAGGTCAAGGGCCTGCGCGCAGACGGTCTTCCGGGCGATCCCTGGGACGGCATGCTTCAGCTCGGCCTGCTGCTCGCCGGCGAGCGACCGCCGACGGCGCGCTCTGCGCGTGCATCGCGTCCGGTGCATGCATAGACTGCGCCCCAATTCCGCTAACGCCGGCTGCCCGCACTGACAGCCAACAGAATGCAAAGGCGACCGAGTCGCCCATAGAACTGCCGAACC includes:
- the lptE gene encoding LPS assembly lipoprotein LptE, whose amino-acid sequence is MTRRIFGWLALLGCALTLSACGFQLRGASEYAFHRLYISGGGQMATDISRYIRYGSKGTVVVTEPKDADARLEIVNTTSSRTAISLDANGQAREFEMRSSFTFQLVTPDGTPIIPLSTIRLTRNLPYSDSETTARDAEAALLGRDMQKDAVAQIIRRMEAVQSMPAKKSEE
- the holA gene encoding DNA polymerase III subunit delta produces the protein MQLRPDALDAHLAKTLSPIYTIYGDESLLVQEAVDRVRAAARAGGFTERDVLSVERSFDWGALANAGQSMSLFGDRKLIELRIPGGKPGKDGGAALKAHADAANSDVLTIVTLPRLDATATKSDWFSSLDRVGVTIKIDPVDRSRLPDWIAQRLSAQGQRVEAGEPGRRVLQFIADRVEGNLLAAHQEIQKLGLLYPSGVLAFEQVQDAVLNVARYDVFKLSEAVLAGDSARLVRMLDGLRGEGEAAPLVLWALTEEVRTLAKITRGMAAGKPLAMLLREYRVWGPRERLMEQAANRATPAMLAQALQLAARLDRQVKGLRADGLPGDPWDGMLQLGLLLAGERPPTARSARASRPVHA